A region from the Candidatus Paceibacterota bacterium genome encodes:
- a CDS encoding MBL fold metallo-hydrolase has product MEITKLGHCCLLIETKGKRILTDPGSYTIEAHSKLEDIDYILFTHEHQDHYHLESLKVILEKNPQAVIYTNNSVSELLTKEGVKHTPVNHGDKVMLGEISVDGIGEKHAQMHSTIPLSSNLGFFIENKLWYPGDAFTNPERSVEVLALPVSGPWMKLSEAIDYALLLKPKKAFPVHDGTRFGSAHVLPVKILEPQGIEFIVMAEGDSREF; this is encoded by the coding sequence ATGGAAATTACTAAATTAGGCCATTGTTGCCTCCTCATAGAAACCAAAGGAAAAAGGATACTCACCGATCCAGGAAGTTACACCATTGAAGCTCATTCAAAGCTTGAGGATATTGATTACATTCTTTTTACACACGAACACCAAGATCACTACCACCTCGAATCCCTTAAGGTAATTTTAGAGAAAAATCCTCAAGCGGTAATCTATACAAATAATTCGGTAAGTGAACTCTTAACAAAGGAAGGTGTAAAGCACACACCGGTTAATCATGGCGACAAGGTGATGCTTGGAGAAATTTCAGTCGATGGTATTGGCGAGAAGCATGCTCAGATGCATAGCACCATTCCGCTATCATCAAACCTCGGATTCTTTATTGAGAATAAATTGTGGTATCCAGGTGATGCATTTACTAATCCAGAGAGATCGGTAGAAGTTCTAGCGCTTCCAGTTTCTGGTCCTTGGATGAAACTTAGCGAGGCTATTGATTACGCTCTTTTACTTAAACCAAAGAAAGCATTTCCGGTACACGATGGTACTCGATTTGGCTCAGCTCATGTGTTACCTGTAAAAATACTAGAACCTCAAGGTATTGAATTTATTGTGATGGCTGAAGGAGATTCAAGGGAATTCTAG